Within Kiritimatiellia bacterium, the genomic segment TGGGGGCAGCGGCTCGTACGGCACAGGTAGGGACGAATCGTGTTCCGCGAAGGCAATCGGACCGTACAGCAAGAGAACCGCGATCGCTAGCATCATGACTCCCAGACTAGGAGCGTTCGAAAATGCGGGCAATGGCAAAAAAGAAAGGTGGGGCTCACATCTGGTGGGCGGCTCATTCCGAGAGGCGGGCGAGCGATCTTTCGATCTGGGTGGTTCGTGACAGGCGGTGCAGATCGTGCTACACACGCTGGCCGTCAATCAGTTAGCGGGAGACACCCATGCGCATTCAGCCCATCCGTGTGATGCAGCCTCCGCCCCACCGCGCCGCGGCCGTTGCTAGCCTGCCCTATGACGTTGGCGAGCTCGAAGATGCGCGCCGTGAGGCGGCTTCGAATCCTTCAAGTTTTTTACATGTTGAGCGCCCCGAGGTGGATCTTCCGCCCGATTTTGACCCGGCAACGGGTATTCATCACGAGACCGCCCGTCGAAATCTCGAACATCTGCTCCAGAACGGCGACTTATTGCAGCCTGGCCCGCCGGGTTTGTTTCTCTATAGGCTCACGCTCGGGACGCATCGGCAGACGGGCGTGGTGGGCGGCTGTCATGTGGACGATTACTACGCGGACATCATCAAAAAGCATGAAAAAACCAAGCAGCCGACCGAGGACGACCGCACGATGCATGTGCTGCGGGTCGGAGCGCAAACCGGACCGATCTTTCTCCTCTACGAGGATCGCCCGGAGATTGACCGGTTGGTCGCCGAGATCACCACAAAGCCCGCCCTAATCGATTTCACAGCTCGGGATGGAATCCGGCACGAGATATGGCCGATCCCCTCGCCAGATAGATTCCAACGCGCGTTCGACGCGGTTCCGGTCGCCTATGTGGCAGACGGTCATCACCGGGCTGCGGCAGCCGCCCGTGCGGGTCGGGAGCGCAGGGCGTCCAATCCCGAGCACCGCGGCGACGAGCCCTACAACTGGATCCTCGCCGTGCTGTTCCCGGCCAGCCAGCTCCAGATTCTTCCATACAACCGCGTGGTTGCCGATTTGAACGGCCTGTCGCCCTCCTCGTTCCTCGAGGCGGTCCGCGCCCGTTTTGCGGTTCGGGCTGTCGAAGCGGATGCCCCCGAGACCGGTGGCTGCGTGCACATGCGGCTTCAAGGGCAGTGGTATGAACTGAGATGGGAAGAAGATCCGAACGCAGATCCCGTCGCCCGCCTTGATGTCTCGGTGTTACAGGACCGGCTGCTGGGCCCGATCCTCGGAATCGAAGACCCTCGAAACAATAGCCGAATCGCCTACCTCGGAGGGTTTGGAAGCGC encodes:
- a CDS encoding DUF1015 family protein, with product MRIQPIRVMQPPPHRAAAVASLPYDVGELEDARREAASNPSSFLHVERPEVDLPPDFDPATGIHHETARRNLEHLLQNGDLLQPGPPGLFLYRLTLGTHRQTGVVGGCHVDDYYADIIKKHEKTKQPTEDDRTMHVLRVGAQTGPIFLLYEDRPEIDRLVAEITTKPALIDFTARDGIRHEIWPIPSPDRFQRAFDAVPVAYVADGHHRAAAAARAGRERRASNPEHRGDEPYNWILAVLFPASQLQILPYNRVVADLNGLSPSSFLEAVRARFAVRAVEADAPETGGCVHMRLQGQWYELRWEEDPNADPVARLDVSVLQDRLLGPILGIEDPRNNSRIAYLGGFGSAEEVRKRVDGGRAAVGFSMYPTNVRQLMAVADAGRIMPPKSTWFEPKLRSGLFVHPLD